The stretch of DNA GCCTTGAGCCATGTGAGCTCGGTGGTCAGCTTCCGCATTGCTCTATACTCAGATTCGGCACTTGACATCGagaccaccttttgcttcttggtCTTCCACGTGACTTGGTTACCTCCTATGAAGGTGCAGTAGCCTGTGACAGATCTTCGATCCGTCCTATCGCCACCCCAATCCGCATCACAATATCCTACAAGCTCGGTATTGTCATTCTTGcccatccatatgccttggCCGGGGCTCTTCTTGAGATAGTGAAGAATTCTTTGCAAGAGACTCCAGTGATATGTTGTTGGAGCTTTCATGTACTGGCTaacctgattcacagcatagcAAATGTCAGGTCGCGTAAGTGTTAAGTAGATAAGCTTACCCACTAGACGGCGATAGCGTGAGGGATCTTCGTATGGTGGGTCATTCCTCTCCCCCTTGCGTTCAACTTGGTAGCCATCAGGGAGCGGAGTGTCAACCGGTTTAGCTCCTAACATTCCTGTTTCACAAAGTAAATCAAGGGTGTACTTTCGTTGGGAAAGAAATAGGCCTTCCGGAGAACGACACACTTCAATCCCAAGGAAGTACTTAAGTTCACCAAGGtcttttatatcaaacacagaATTTAAATGAGCTTTGATATCCTTTATACCTTCTTGGTTGTCCCTAGAGATGATAAGATCATCTACATAAACAAGGACAACCATTATACCTTTATCGCTTTGATGAGTGAAGAGAGAGTTGTCCGAGTGTGTTCTCTTGAAGCCATAACCAATAAGTGTGCTGCTCAACTTGTGGTACCAGGCTCGTGGTGATtgctttaaaccatatataGCTTTCCATAGTCTCAATACCTTTCCCGGAGCGATCATGTCTTCAAGACCCGGTGGTGGTGTCATGTAAACTTCTTCCTTTAATTCTCCTTGTAGGAAGGCgtttttgacatccatctgccataacTCCCAAGATAGATTCGTAGCTAAGGATAAGACTACTCTCACCGTATGAAGCTTAGCCACCGGTGCGAACGTGTCTTTGTAGTCCTGACCATATGTTTGAGTGAACCCTCGCGCCACTAGCCGAGCTTTGTATCTTTCGATGTCTCCATTGCTTAGATGCTTGATTGTGAACACCCACTTTGAGCTTACTGCCTTTTTACCTGGTGGAAGATCAGCTTCATCCCATGTGTGATTTCATATCATAGCCTCCACCTCATCATCTACCGCTCCAAGCCATTCTTTGCTTTCTTGTGCTTCCTATAGGTGTTTGGTATTGGTTGTTCGTCTAGCTTCCCAAGGAACACTTGATAATCTGGAGGTAGATGTGCAAGAGAACAAACAGCTTGAATAGGATGTGCTATAGTTTGGTTGTTGTAGTAGACGCGTTTGTCCTTCCAAGTAGACGGATGTGATCGAATGCGTGTGCTTCGGCGCAACTGTGGAGCTGGTTGTGGTGCAGGAGGTGGTTGTGGTGCAGGAGCTGGCTCGGTCAATGTTGGTTCTCCAGATGTCTCGGGCTCCTCCGCAGGTTCCTCGAGCCTCTGCCTACTACTATTCTCCCCCTCCGGCTCCAAAGGCACAACATTCGGCGGGGTGTCGGACTGATCGGGCAACGATGAGCCGGTATGCGAGCCAGGTGAAGAATCCTGGGACAATCGAGAGGGCTGAGCTGGGGAGATGCCAAGATGGTCAAGGAGGAATCTGAGACCCGTTGACTGATCTGTAGGTGTCGCCAAATCTTTCAAGCCAGCCCAATCTTTCTTGTCAAAGTAGCATTGGTCTTCAAGAAACTTGACATCGCGAGAGACAAAGGTGCGGTTGTTGACCGGGTCAAAACATTTGTAGCCCTTTTGAGTGATTGAATAGCCTAGAAACACGCACTTGGTGCTCTTGGCTTCAAGCTTATTCCTTAGTTCACCTGGTactaagacaaaacaaacacatccaAACACTTTTAGGTGATTAAGTGATGGTTTCAATTGATTTAGTACCTCAAATGGTGATTGATCTTCCAAGATCTTAGTTGGAGTTCGGTTGATTAAATAACAGGCTGTCATCACCGCATCTCCCCAATATCTTCTTGGTACATTGGTGTGAAACATTATTGATCTTGCTACTTCCATCAAGTGTCAGTTCTTTCTTTCTGCTACCCCGTTTTGTTGGGGAGTGTAGGGGCAACTTGTTTGATGTGCAATGCCATGCTTTGCTTGGTGTTCTTTGAATCCGTTGCTTGTATACTCGCCTCCATTGTCTGTTCTAAACACTTTAATCTTAGCATTAAACTGATTAGtgacatagttttgaaaatttatgaatGCATCAATCACACGGTCCTTCGAGGGAAGTAATGTAacccaagtatattttgatttttcatctataaatgtcacaaaatacttgttactATCCCTAGAAACACATGGAGAggtccaaacatctgaatgaactaagtcaaaacatttttcataaaaagtAGTAGACTTAGAGAAAACAGTTTTACAATGTTTGCCAAGTATACAAGCCTCACAACTAGagtgatcaaaagaaacatcAGGAATCATTAACTCAAGAGCTCTAGAGTGAGGATgacctagtctagcatgccacattGCATTCAACGAAATTCCAAGACAAGAACTAAACGAAACAGTTTTTGATGAGTTTGGTGAGCTATCTTCAAGAATGTAAAGATCATCTTTGGTTCCACCCTCACCAATCAGttttccagtctcaatatcctgaaagtaAACATCATTAGGCCCAAATATAGCATAGCAATTTAGATCATTAGTAGCTCTCTTAACCGACAAAAGATTTGAAGTAAACTTAGGCATATAAAACGCTTTAGACTCTTTGTTGAACAGTTTTAAATTGCCTATGCCTTGAATTGGTATTTTATCCCCATTAGCAATAACTACATCTCCCTTAGTCGGTTCTATATTATCTAGCAAGTTCgagttactaatcatatggtgagaagcacccgaatCTACTACTAAGGAGTTGTTAAGCTTGAGGGTAGAAAATGTTTTACCACTTGACTCCTTAAGAGCCAAGGACTTGAAGAAGGCCTCCAGGTCAGATTTCCTCACATAGTCACCGGAAGCTGCCTCTTCACCATGCTTCAAGGAACCGCCAGTTTGGACTTGTTCATCCCTTGTGTAGGTCGCATTGGCTCTCGGATCTTTGTGATGGGAACTTGGGCGTAGGTGAGGATGAAGGAACCAACATTTCTCCTTAGTATGATTCTTCCTCTTGCAGTGCTCACATCCTCCCTTTGGCTTCCGATCCTCTTGCTTGAAGACACCTTTGTTGGCGGTGACTAGCTCCCCCTTACCACTAAATAAGccgagagaaccttgttctttTTGGATCTGTGCGCATACGTCGTCGAGGCTGGGAAGCTTGTCTGACCTTAGGATGTGCTTTATGAGGTCGTTGAAGGTTGGGTTGAGGGTAAGAAGCAAGGCgaagaccttgtcttgttccctTTGCTCGTTGAGTACAGCCGGATCCATGGTGTTTGGCCGGAGCATCTCGAATTCAGCCCAAAGTGACCTGAATTTCCCAAAATGTTTGTTAAACTCCATATCCTCTTGACTCAGGTCGTTGATAGACTTCTTGACTTCAAAGACTTGGGTGAGGTTGGAGATATTGCCGAAGACATTTTTGAGTGTCTCCCATAGTTCGCTGGCCGTTTCACAATAAGAGTAGGCTTCAAGTATGGGAGCCTCAAGGGAGTTTTGAAGTATGGAGAGGAcagtttggtcttcttgaaaccacttaGCTTCTTCTTGACGCTtagcctcttcttcatcttctttgatggtttcttttccatcttctttGGTGACTTGCCTTGGAACTTTCCCACCTTCGATGTGGTTCCAAAGTCCGCGGCCACACAACGCTGTTTTGGTGGTTCTTGACCACAGAAGGTAGTTTCCTCCTTTGAGGACAGTTGGTAGAACAAGCGGCTTGGTGTTCTCCATGGTAGAATGCTATTGACCGCCGGATAAAGCTTTTGACTGGTgggtaaaagagagaaaacgaacGAGAGTAGAAAgtgaacaacaacaagaatgaAGAATCGGATTTAGAATAAAAGAGAATGAAGCTAGTTTCGTCAAGAACAGA from Camelina sativa cultivar DH55 chromosome 9, Cs, whole genome shotgun sequence encodes:
- the LOC109126430 gene encoding uncharacterized protein LOC109126430, translating into MDVKNAFLQGELKEEVYMTPPPGLEDMIAPGKVLRLWKAIYGLKQSPRAWYHKLSSTLIGYGFKRTHSDNSLFTHQSDKGIMVVLVYVDDLIISRDNQEGIKDIKAHLNSVFDIKDLGELKYFLGIEVCRSPEGLFLSQRKYTLDLLCETGMLGAKPVDTPLPDGYQVERKGERNDPPYEDPSRYRRLVGKLIYLTLTRPDICYAVNQVSQYMKAPTTYHWSLLQRILHYLKKSPGQGIWMGKNDNTELVGYCDADWGGDRTDRRSVTGYCTFIGGNQVTWKTKKQKVVSMSSAESEYRAMRKLTTELTWLKALLEELGIKPSTPIPMHCDNEAAIHIATNSVFHERTKHIELDCHKVREKIEEGVTLPYHTPSVDQLADILTKAACRKVCDHIHPKLGLVDLTHP